The proteins below come from a single Chitinophaga pinensis DSM 2588 genomic window:
- a CDS encoding helix-turn-helix domain-containing protein, whose translation MKRICSSSNETLLGLDTGEDCLAKPVQYAEYTIVFVEEGAGIFHADFGAFPFKGPVLLFSTPLQMIYIEQSAPSKLAMLQFHSDFYCIEYHKAQVACNGLLFNNIYIEPSVKLNDREARIFKNLLDELAEEFDVSGCDEIVMRGYLQLFLAKSSSIKTRSAANLPDPEERDEQMEAFRRLLDQHYLTLHKPADYAELLAMSPNNFTKRCTKYFKKSPSAMIQERLILEAKRQLHLTRRSIKEIAYSLQFSDEFYFSRFFKKFTKVSPQSFRQQTGISIVADLPR comes from the coding sequence ATGAAAAGAATCTGTTCATCTTCCAATGAAACGTTGCTCGGACTCGATACCGGAGAAGACTGCCTGGCGAAGCCGGTACAGTATGCTGAATACACGATCGTATTTGTGGAAGAAGGCGCTGGTATCTTTCATGCAGATTTTGGCGCATTCCCTTTTAAGGGGCCTGTATTGTTGTTCTCTACGCCTTTGCAGATGATCTATATTGAGCAGTCTGCGCCCAGTAAACTGGCCATGTTGCAATTTCATAGTGATTTCTATTGTATAGAATACCACAAGGCACAGGTGGCCTGCAATGGCCTGTTGTTTAATAATATTTATATAGAGCCTTCGGTAAAACTGAATGACCGGGAGGCGCGTATTTTCAAAAACCTGCTGGATGAACTGGCAGAAGAGTTTGACGTCAGCGGTTGTGATGAAATCGTGATGCGGGGCTACCTGCAGCTGTTTCTTGCCAAGTCCAGTAGTATAAAGACGCGGTCTGCCGCCAATTTGCCGGACCCTGAGGAGCGCGATGAACAAATGGAGGCATTCAGGCGCTTACTGGACCAGCACTACCTGACCTTACACAAGCCGGCTGACTATGCGGAACTGCTGGCCATGTCGCCCAACAACTTTACCAAACGTTGTACGAAATACTTTAAAAAGTCGCCTTCTGCTATGATACAGGAACGCCTGATACTGGAGGCAAAGCGGCAACTGCACCTGACCCGGCGCAGTATCAAGGAGATCGCTTATTCGCTGCAATTCAGTGATGAATTCTATTTCAGCCGCTTTTTTAAGAAGTTTACCAAGGTTTCTCCGCAATCCTTCCGGCAGCAAACCGGCATTTCCATCGTAGCTGATCTTCCCCGGTAA
- a CDS encoding OmpA family protein: protein MKTIHYAIGLCFLLTAVSAKAQYIIKAADKAYDNYKYAEATDLYEKAYNKKASLHAAERLADCYRFNNNYPEAERWYAVATGMSGSKAENTYYYARALQNNSKYPEARVQYEKYAAAAGTTVTPELQRTWIASCDSAISWMQTPDRLKIDNYKVLNSGKSDWNAVPYMGGVVFTSDRSAAGAHQPKKHHFFLRFDTRVKPDPLTSSWTGNDYLHLFQKPAIGDSISLFPLHTGTGYHVGSASFTRDGKEMFFTLTRIPGRGDRAKGKATTVNVEIYSSRQDASGKWSAPVAFSHNNVNTYSVGDPFITPDGMALYFASNMPGGAGGTDLYMCYRTATGEWGPALNLKAINTAGNERSPAIVRGDILYFSSDGRIGMGGLDVYRVKLDKYEDGQLTGKVRNMRYPLNSPQDDFAFGLTDDGLAYLSSNRNGGSGSDDIYAVVSMPEEEIPAHIPDRPIKDDTLRKVSGDVIDTVAAPVVAIQTPDPAPVATPSADPDKSGLLDIYFDFNKAAINPAAAQVLDGLVKTIQENPDKSVELSAHTDSRGNDAFNLALSQKRATSVMNYLISKGVAKSRISAKGYGETKLLNRCGNGVNCSEDEHKLNRRTEFKLVKK, encoded by the coding sequence ATGAAGACAATACATTACGCGATCGGTCTATGTTTTTTGCTTACTGCTGTTTCTGCAAAGGCGCAGTATATCATTAAGGCGGCTGATAAAGCATACGATAACTATAAGTACGCAGAAGCAACTGACCTTTACGAGAAGGCGTATAATAAAAAGGCGAGTCTGCACGCTGCAGAACGCCTTGCAGACTGTTACCGTTTTAATAATAACTATCCGGAAGCAGAACGCTGGTATGCAGTGGCGACCGGTATGAGTGGCAGTAAGGCGGAGAATACCTACTATTATGCCCGTGCTTTACAGAATAATTCAAAGTATCCTGAAGCGCGTGTACAATACGAGAAGTATGCAGCCGCAGCAGGAACTACGGTTACACCTGAATTACAGCGTACCTGGATCGCTTCCTGCGATTCTGCGATCAGCTGGATGCAGACACCGGATCGTTTGAAGATAGATAACTATAAGGTCCTGAATTCCGGCAAATCGGACTGGAATGCGGTGCCATATATGGGAGGTGTGGTGTTTACGTCCGACCGTTCTGCGGCTGGCGCACATCAGCCTAAAAAGCACCATTTTTTCCTGCGTTTTGATACCAGGGTAAAACCGGATCCTCTGACGAGCAGCTGGACGGGTAATGACTACCTGCATCTTTTCCAGAAACCGGCAATTGGAGATAGTATATCGCTGTTTCCATTACATACCGGTACCGGCTATCATGTTGGTTCCGCCAGTTTTACGAGAGACGGGAAAGAGATGTTCTTTACCCTGACGCGTATTCCCGGCAGGGGAGACCGCGCAAAGGGTAAAGCGACTACTGTCAATGTAGAGATCTACAGCAGCAGGCAGGATGCTTCCGGCAAATGGTCGGCACCTGTGGCTTTTTCCCATAATAACGTAAATACTTATTCTGTAGGTGATCCGTTTATCACACCGGATGGTATGGCGTTATACTTTGCTTCCAATATGCCGGGCGGCGCTGGTGGCACTGACCTGTACATGTGTTACCGCACTGCTACAGGCGAATGGGGCCCTGCACTGAACCTGAAAGCCATCAATACGGCAGGCAATGAACGTAGTCCGGCGATCGTAAGAGGAGATATCCTGTATTTCTCCAGTGATGGCCGTATTGGTATGGGTGGTCTTGATGTTTATCGTGTAAAACTGGATAAGTATGAGGATGGTCAGTTGACCGGTAAGGTCAGGAATATGCGTTATCCGTTGAATTCGCCACAGGATGATTTTGCCTTTGGTTTAACTGATGATGGTCTTGCATATCTGTCTTCCAACAGGAATGGCGGTAGTGGCAGTGATGATATTTATGCGGTAGTGTCCATGCCGGAAGAGGAGATACCTGCGCATATTCCCGACAGACCAATCAAGGATGACACGCTTCGTAAGGTTTCAGGTGATGTAATTGATACGGTAGCAGCCCCTGTCGTAGCTATTCAGACACCAGATCCGGCGCCGGTAGCAACGCCGTCGGCTGATCCTGACAAGTCAGGATTACTGGATATCTATTTTGATTTCAATAAGGCAGCGATCAATCCGGCAGCAGCACAGGTACTGGATGGGCTGGTAAAGACGATACAGGAAAATCCTGATAAATCAGTAGAGCTGAGTGCGCATACAGATTCCCGTGGTAATGACGCCTTTAACCTGGCACTGTCTCAGAAACGTGCAACATCGGTGATGAATTACCTGATATCCAAAGGTGTGGCGAAGAGCAGGATTTCTGCCAAAGGATACGGCGAAACGAAGCTGCTGAACAGGTGTGGCAATGGTGTAAACTGTAGTGAAGATGAGCATAAGCTGAACAGAAGAACGGAGTTTAAACTGGTGAAGAAATAG
- a CDS encoding DUF417 family protein — MKNSIVNFVANLDQFGKKAVRFGIVVVFLWIGGLKFFTYEADGIVPFVANSPFMSFFYNHPDEYKTHQNKEGELIAANHEWHTANNTYGFSAGLGVLLVSMAILVALYKVAPFASMIGSILIFIMTLGTLSFLVTTPESWVPHLTDKDWGFPFLSGKGRLVIKDIVILGGAIITMSESAKLYLQRQRKHA, encoded by the coding sequence ATGAAAAATTCAATCGTCAATTTCGTAGCTAACCTCGATCAGTTTGGTAAAAAGGCCGTCCGTTTTGGTATTGTTGTGGTATTTCTCTGGATCGGAGGTTTGAAATTCTTTACATATGAGGCAGATGGTATCGTTCCCTTTGTAGCCAACAGCCCTTTTATGTCTTTCTTTTATAATCACCCGGATGAATATAAAACACACCAGAATAAAGAAGGAGAACTGATCGCTGCTAACCATGAATGGCACACTGCTAATAATACCTATGGTTTTTCCGCGGGCTTAGGTGTGCTGCTGGTGAGTATGGCAATATTGGTAGCCTTGTATAAGGTAGCCCCGTTTGCCAGTATGATCGGTAGTATCCTGATCTTTATTATGACGCTGGGTACACTTTCTTTCCTGGTGACCACGCCTGAAAGCTGGGTGCCACATCTGACGGATAAGGACTGGGGTTTTCCTTTCCTTTCAGGAAAAGGCCGGCTGGTGATTAAAGACATCGTGATACTGGGTGGTGCGATTATTACTATGAGTGAGTCAGCGAAGCTTTATCTGCAAAGACAAAGAAAACATGCATAA